In Candidatus Nitronauta litoralis, one DNA window encodes the following:
- a CDS encoding macro domain-containing protein gives MKLHINKSWVELTQGDITESSVEAIVNAANSDLALGAGVAGAIRIKGGPSIQEECDILRHCPVGQAVVTGAGQLNTKYVIHAVGPRRGEDDAEDKLQGATLHSLKRADEYNIQSIAFPAISTGVFGFPVKACARIMLETVIRYLKGNTGITLVRFCLFETRTFEVFSAELKKAQV, from the coding sequence TTGAAATTACATATCAATAAATCCTGGGTCGAATTGACGCAGGGAGACATTACGGAAAGTTCGGTAGAGGCAATCGTTAATGCTGCCAATTCCGACCTCGCCCTTGGTGCCGGAGTTGCCGGTGCTATCCGAATAAAAGGGGGACCCTCTATTCAGGAGGAGTGCGATATTTTGCGTCATTGTCCTGTTGGTCAGGCCGTGGTGACAGGGGCCGGGCAGTTAAATACGAAATATGTGATCCATGCAGTCGGGCCAAGACGAGGTGAAGACGATGCAGAGGACAAACTACAGGGTGCCACTCTTCACAGCCTTAAGAGAGCCGATGAATACAATATCCAGTCCATTGCCTTCCCTGCAATCAGCACCGGAGTTTTCGGTTTTCCCGTCAAAGCCTGTGCCCGGATAATGCTGGAAACCGTTATCCGCTACCTTAAAGGTAATACAGGAATCACTCTGGTCCGATTTTGCCTTTTCGAAACCCGCACCTTTGAGGTTTTTTCTGCGGAGTTAAAAAAAGCCCAGGTTTAA
- a CDS encoding DUF4340 domain-containing protein, producing MKQFAGTLATLVLLGGLAGYYFFIDVPREEKKIKETRESARVLPYLLDKVHRLTYKNGELTVVAEKEKLTWKLKKPLETLGDHMLLNGMLQQLEEARHTRVVEENPEDLSQFGLKDPAISITLEEKSFGKKTVHIGSPSPIGHSAYFKVDDNPRVILVPGFQKDWAKTLFEFRSKTLLDFPTEKITQVTLERPGGTLSIKKEKDEWHISRPIEALGDKAAIENLINQIRHARAQAFVEETPSDLTIYKLDKPKHLARFSDEENSWGLDLGTAQGENTFHAKLKNKSNVVAVENRVKAAIETNYLDLIDKRVLTFKEDEIVQIQITSEEGENNRTVVINKEEGEKPVWKITHPTQVDADQAAVNSLLFDLKDTRAIAFMTFGNKENFGLENPKQSLTIKKKNGDTETLHLGNANLDGKQYFLSRSLDGGVFVLETEKVNKLFRAFKDLRDRSLVSIDSDQVHHIVLKYPDKTFELKRAGKNWTLLKPEKVDPLKPFIGNDILWTVNSLQFEQEFPSTGSEKTGFDSPTLTLSLSDENGSKLATVIVGNAVEDTKLRWAKTEDPTRKVHIQDRFLNEIPKTLEKFQLAQEQ from the coding sequence ATGAAACAGTTTGCAGGAACCCTGGCGACCCTTGTTCTGCTAGGCGGTCTGGCAGGGTATTATTTTTTCATAGATGTCCCCCGGGAAGAAAAAAAAATCAAGGAAACCCGGGAGTCGGCAAGAGTCCTTCCATACCTGCTCGACAAAGTTCACCGGCTGACGTACAAGAACGGCGAGCTCACCGTGGTGGCCGAAAAAGAAAAGCTCACCTGGAAGCTGAAGAAACCGCTGGAGACGCTGGGCGACCACATGCTCCTCAATGGTATGCTCCAACAACTTGAAGAAGCCCGCCACACTCGGGTTGTCGAAGAAAATCCGGAAGACCTGTCTCAGTTCGGACTCAAGGACCCAGCCATCAGTATCACCCTCGAAGAAAAAAGTTTTGGCAAAAAGACAGTCCATATAGGCTCCCCCTCCCCCATTGGCCATTCAGCTTATTTCAAGGTTGATGACAACCCGCGCGTGATCCTCGTCCCGGGGTTTCAAAAAGACTGGGCCAAAACTCTTTTTGAATTTCGCAGCAAAACCCTGCTGGATTTCCCAACGGAAAAGATCACCCAGGTGACCCTTGAACGACCGGGCGGCACCTTGTCAATAAAAAAGGAAAAAGACGAATGGCATATTTCCCGGCCGATCGAGGCGCTTGGCGATAAAGCCGCAATTGAAAACCTGATCAATCAAATCCGACATGCAAGGGCCCAGGCGTTTGTCGAAGAAACGCCCTCAGATCTGACAATTTATAAGCTGGACAAGCCAAAACATCTGGCCCGTTTTTCCGATGAAGAAAACTCATGGGGGCTTGACCTGGGAACTGCCCAGGGAGAAAACACATTCCACGCCAAACTAAAAAATAAATCCAATGTTGTCGCAGTTGAAAACCGGGTGAAAGCGGCTATTGAAACCAATTACCTTGATCTCATCGACAAACGTGTTCTGACTTTCAAGGAAGATGAAATCGTTCAGATTCAAATCACCAGTGAAGAGGGGGAGAATAACCGAACTGTTGTGATCAACAAAGAGGAAGGCGAAAAACCGGTTTGGAAGATAACCCATCCCACCCAAGTCGATGCCGACCAGGCGGCAGTCAACAGCCTCCTGTTTGATTTGAAAGACACCCGTGCTATCGCTTTCATGACTTTTGGTAACAAGGAGAACTTTGGACTTGAAAACCCAAAGCAATCACTCACCATTAAGAAAAAAAATGGCGACACAGAAACGCTTCATCTGGGAAACGCCAATCTCGATGGCAAACAGTATTTTCTATCACGCAGCCTTGATGGTGGTGTGTTTGTTTTGGAAACGGAAAAAGTAAATAAACTGTTTCGGGCCTTTAAGGATCTCAGAGATAGAAGCCTGGTATCCATTGATTCTGATCAGGTTCACCACATCGTTTTAAAATACCCCGATAAAACTTTTGAACTAAAGCGTGCCGGAAAAAACTGGACGCTGTTGAAACCGGAAAAAGTTGACCCCTTGAAACCCTTCATCGGCAACGATATTCTATGGACTGTCAACAGCCTACAGTTTGAGCAGGAATTCCCATCAACAGGTTCCGAAAAAACAGGTTTTGATTCCCCAACGCTTACTCTTTCCCTTTCAGATGAAAACGGAAGCAAACTGGCAACCGTAATTGTTGGAAATGCTGTGGAGGACACAAAACTCCGTTGGGCAAAAACTGAAGATCCAACCCGAAAAGTACACATTCAGGACCGGTTTCTGAACGAAATCCCCAAAACACTGGAAAAATTCCAGCTGGCACAAGAACAATAA
- a CDS encoding sigma-70 family RNA polymerase sigma factor gives MPYRYYDSKLLDVLVASYEDIKAFLTRQYGCRLLAEDVVQETWLRVSQLSKQPVVDHPRSYLFKMAANLAIDHLRSEKRRTRHISAKAVPENISSGMPLPDRVIDYQQRLAILRKAVEELPPRCREVFLLHKFEAFTHAEIADRLNISRNMVEKHIIRGLAHCRDRLRQVN, from the coding sequence ATGCCCTATCGATATTATGATTCCAAATTACTTGACGTTCTGGTTGCAAGTTACGAAGACATAAAAGCGTTTCTGACCCGCCAATACGGTTGCCGATTGCTCGCCGAAGATGTCGTCCAGGAGACCTGGTTGCGTGTAAGCCAGCTTTCCAAGCAGCCGGTGGTCGATCATCCACGTTCTTATCTGTTCAAAATGGCGGCCAACCTCGCTATTGACCATCTCCGCTCGGAAAAAAGGCGCACCCGGCATATCAGTGCGAAGGCGGTTCCTGAGAACATCTCCAGTGGCATGCCCCTGCCTGACCGGGTGATTGATTACCAGCAGCGACTGGCGATTTTGCGTAAAGCGGTCGAAGAGTTGCCACCGCGGTGCCGGGAAGTGTTTTTGCTCCACAAGTTTGAGGCCTTCACTCATGCGGAAATTGCAGACCGTCTGAATATTTCCCGAAATATGGTGGAAAAACATATTATTCGCGGCCTTGCTCATTGCAGGGACCGTCTGCGTCAGGTGAATTAA
- a CDS encoding ABC transporter permease subunit, with product MRNAFTIGLREVKGYFTSPVFYLLATVFLGIMGFITTNTLDAFSYASFQATQMQMQQQGTPPLNINSDVIEPLLGLMAFILLLFSPMVTMRSLAEEKKQKTFPLLLAAPIRLWEIVAGKFIACLSVLGLLVLGSSYFVVFILVMGQPEMGPILTGYLGVLLMTGCYISMGLFASSLTDNQLIAAVITFGFIFLMWIIGWQSQSSSPGMAQILEYLSLSSHLQNFTRGVIDTSDLMYYISFTLFFLFLTHRVLESRRWR from the coding sequence ATGAGGAACGCTTTCACTATTGGCCTTCGTGAGGTAAAGGGATATTTCACCTCTCCTGTCTTCTATCTTTTAGCGACCGTCTTCCTCGGAATCATGGGATTCATCACAACCAATACGCTTGATGCATTCAGCTACGCAAGTTTCCAGGCGACCCAGATGCAAATGCAACAACAGGGAACGCCACCACTGAACATCAACTCTGATGTCATTGAACCGCTGCTCGGATTAATGGCTTTCATTCTGTTGTTATTCAGTCCAATGGTCACAATGCGTAGTCTGGCTGAAGAAAAAAAACAAAAAACATTTCCCCTGCTTCTGGCCGCACCCATCCGGCTTTGGGAAATTGTCGCCGGGAAATTTATCGCCTGCCTTTCAGTACTGGGACTTCTGGTCCTCGGCTCTTCCTATTTTGTTGTGTTTATCCTGGTCATGGGACAACCCGAAATGGGTCCCATCCTGACTGGTTATCTTGGGGTGTTGCTGATGACGGGGTGTTACATTTCCATGGGACTTTTCGCATCATCCCTCACCGACAACCAGTTGATCGCTGCCGTCATCACCTTCGGTTTCATTTTCCTGATGTGGATCATTGGATGGCAGTCACAGTCCAGCAGCCCGGGCATGGCCCAAATTCTGGAATATTTATCCCTGTCCAGCCACCTGCAGAATTTTACGCGGGGCGTAATCGACACCAGTGACCTGATGTACTACATCTCATTCACCCTGTTTTTCCTTTTCCTGACCCACCGGGTGCTGGAGTCGAGGCGATGGAGGTGA
- a CDS encoding HAMP domain-containing histidine kinase encodes MNLKTLIVLWTIIIVPLALLGWLGYDRSVKEREMRNFQLQALIEGQLKSVDTSLQNYFANLEEILLQAVNDLPDEPENIRKFLKKRSRIRQVLWFGPEGTRLHPPEKAPLTEKEKQFLERTLGVIPRLDQNMTLEKNKPFPKEPAPGKRSSLSPKSSAPVEDPRNDRGWFVWHSGSELVHFFWRRDPARGLIAFELEPVRLLADVIGQLPATGGEVDGSLPNARIRLIDSSGETAYQWGNHEPLASDTPITLLPLGMPLASWHLEYFAPGFAGDNSLEWFNYAAGFFALGAALLGLGFYLYREHSREVRLAQQRVNFVSQVSHELRTPLTNIRLYAELLDEKLGDEPDSDPKIQQYIGVITTECRRLSRLIANVLNFSREAEKQSATRKEPCRIDDIIRNVLTAFEPTLKAKGIKIRFRGGANNEVIADPDAVEQILNNLVSNMEKYGAAGKRLDVVSEAKNNLTTIKVRDYGPGIPKKERRRIFHPFYRISSRLTDGVAGTGIGLPIAHKLAIKHGGTLTLEAVDKGACFQVQLHTPPAERMS; translated from the coding sequence TTGAACCTGAAAACACTCATTGTTCTTTGGACCATCATCATCGTGCCTCTGGCTCTTCTCGGCTGGCTGGGATACGACCGGTCCGTCAAGGAACGTGAAATGCGAAACTTCCAGCTGCAGGCCCTCATCGAAGGTCAGTTAAAATCCGTGGACACTTCCCTTCAAAATTATTTTGCCAACCTGGAGGAAATCCTGCTCCAAGCGGTGAACGACCTGCCCGATGAACCGGAAAATATACGAAAATTTCTGAAAAAACGTTCCCGCATTCGGCAGGTGCTCTGGTTCGGCCCCGAAGGCACGCGTCTTCATCCCCCTGAAAAGGCTCCGCTCACTGAAAAGGAAAAACAGTTTCTGGAACGCACTCTCGGTGTTATTCCCCGGCTGGATCAGAACATGACCCTTGAAAAAAATAAACCCTTTCCCAAAGAACCTGCACCGGGCAAAAGGTCCAGTCTTTCCCCCAAATCTTCTGCACCTGTCGAAGACCCGCGTAACGATCGTGGCTGGTTCGTCTGGCACTCCGGCTCGGAACTGGTTCATTTTTTCTGGAGGCGGGACCCGGCACGCGGCCTGATCGCTTTTGAACTGGAACCGGTACGCCTTCTGGCCGATGTGATCGGACAACTCCCCGCCACCGGTGGAGAAGTTGACGGTAGCCTGCCCAATGCCCGCATCCGGCTGATCGATTCTTCCGGTGAAACCGCCTACCAGTGGGGCAACCATGAACCACTTGCATCCGATACGCCCATCACCCTGCTTCCTCTCGGTATGCCGCTTGCCAGCTGGCACCTCGAATACTTTGCTCCGGGATTTGCCGGAGACAATTCACTGGAATGGTTCAATTATGCGGCTGGATTTTTCGCCCTGGGTGCGGCACTGCTCGGCCTTGGTTTCTATCTCTACCGCGAACACAGCCGTGAGGTCCGGTTGGCCCAACAGCGGGTGAATTTCGTCAGCCAGGTTTCACACGAGCTGCGTACCCCTTTAACCAACATACGTCTGTATGCCGAGTTGCTTGATGAGAAACTGGGCGACGAACCGGACTCCGATCCCAAAATACAACAATACATCGGTGTCATCACCACCGAGTGCCGGAGACTGTCGCGCCTGATTGCCAATGTGCTCAACTTTTCCCGCGAAGCGGAAAAACAGTCGGCCACCCGAAAAGAACCCTGTCGAATCGACGACATCATCCGCAATGTGTTGACCGCGTTCGAGCCTACGCTTAAGGCGAAAGGCATCAAAATTCGTTTCCGCGGTGGTGCAAACAATGAAGTCATTGCCGATCCCGATGCGGTCGAACAAATCCTCAACAACCTGGTGAGTAATATGGAAAAATACGGTGCAGCAGGCAAACGGCTCGATGTGGTGTCCGAAGCAAAAAACAATCTCACCACAATAAAAGTACGAGACTACGGTCCGGGCATTCCTAAAAAGGAACGGCGGCGTATTTTCCATCCTTTCTATCGCATCAGTTCACGATTAACAGACGGCGTTGCCGGTACGGGCATCGGACTACCCATCGCACATAAACTGGCCATCAAACATGGCGGCACGTTAACGCTGGAGGCCGTCGACAAAGGAGCCTGCTTCCAGGTTCAACTCCACACTCCACCAGCAGAAAGAATGTCATGA
- the dut gene encoding dUTP diphosphatase encodes MTDYDCPVQGEVLPEYAQPEDAGADLRSSVDDVLPPRSRKLISTGISIALPEGFVGLVWPRSGLAVKKGIDSGAGVIDSGYRGEIKVLLFNHSDEAFPIKKGDRIAQLLVQKVERVLFRKVDKLPDSERGTGGFGSTGQ; translated from the coding sequence ATGACTGATTATGATTGCCCCGTCCAGGGGGAAGTGTTGCCGGAATACGCCCAACCTGAAGATGCCGGGGCTGATTTACGATCTTCCGTCGATGATGTTTTACCCCCACGCAGCCGTAAACTGATTTCAACAGGGATCAGTATTGCTCTTCCGGAGGGATTTGTCGGACTGGTCTGGCCACGCAGTGGACTGGCTGTGAAAAAAGGGATTGATAGCGGCGCCGGGGTTATTGATTCCGGGTACCGTGGAGAAATCAAAGTCCTCCTTTTTAACCACTCAGATGAGGCTTTTCCGATAAAAAAGGGAGATCGGATTGCCCAGCTTCTTGTCCAAAAGGTTGAACGTGTCTTGTTCAGGAAAGTAGATAAGCTTCCTGATTCAGAGCGTGGTACCGGGGGTTTTGGGTCTACAGGTCAATAA
- a CDS encoding NifU family protein, which produces MTKITRFLSDLFGPKHPRPGEDRLSDPEEGETKRQFKVVRFVQTPNPEAGQFIMSHPVVRPGGTRTFSSPDTSKDDAFAQTMFKVFGVESLFLKENFVTVTKSSTINWTSVMGALQEALEKNLVYYEKADEDEQPVEKETAKSLLEEVDVEDFPNFDNEQKGKIIDAVLDHAIRPALANDGGGITLIGVDGDVVQIHYQGACGTCPSSTTGTLQYIETFLQDTLHKNLTVKTVDTHAA; this is translated from the coding sequence ATGACCAAAATCACCCGTTTTTTAAGCGATCTCTTTGGCCCCAAACATCCCCGGCCCGGCGAAGACCGGCTGAGCGATCCGGAAGAAGGCGAAACCAAACGCCAGTTCAAGGTTGTTCGGTTTGTACAAACCCCCAACCCGGAAGCTGGCCAATTCATTATGAGCCATCCCGTGGTTCGGCCCGGCGGTACCCGAACGTTCAGTTCCCCCGACACCTCTAAAGATGATGCGTTCGCTCAAACCATGTTCAAGGTTTTTGGAGTGGAAAGCCTGTTCCTCAAGGAAAATTTTGTCACGGTCACCAAAAGCTCTACCATCAACTGGACTTCTGTGATGGGGGCTCTTCAGGAAGCTTTAGAGAAAAACCTGGTCTATTACGAAAAAGCGGATGAAGACGAGCAACCCGTAGAAAAAGAAACAGCGAAAAGCCTGCTCGAAGAAGTCGATGTTGAAGATTTCCCGAATTTCGATAATGAGCAGAAGGGGAAAATCATTGATGCCGTGCTGGATCACGCTATCCGACCCGCACTTGCCAACGACGGTGGCGGCATCACGCTCATTGGTGTAGACGGTGATGTGGTGCAAATCCACTATCAGGGCGCTTGCGGCACCTGCCCGAGTTCAACCACCGGCACCCTGCAATACATCGAAACGTTTTTGCAAGACACACTGCACAAAAACCTGACCGTAAAAACAGTCGATACCCACGCCGCCTAG
- a CDS encoding TIGR00730 family Rossman fold protein: MWFQMVKTGLPIQSVCVYCASSQAVSDNYKKVARELGQLIGDSGYELIYGGASIGLMGEVARGVHERGGRVVGVLPRFFLNKDITYEAADELIVTQDMRERKSIMDGRADAFIVLPGGVGTLEEAMEILSQIQLKQTAKPLVFINTEGFYHQLERFFHHLVDLDFAKQEMLQLFGMEDNPVAAVEYIRSHYAKRSRD, from the coding sequence ATGTGGTTCCAAATGGTTAAAACAGGTTTACCCATTCAATCGGTTTGCGTGTATTGCGCTTCCAGCCAGGCGGTGAGTGATAACTATAAAAAGGTGGCTCGGGAACTGGGCCAACTGATCGGTGATTCGGGTTATGAATTGATTTATGGAGGCGCGTCCATTGGGTTGATGGGGGAGGTGGCGCGGGGTGTCCACGAGCGGGGAGGCCGGGTTGTGGGCGTGTTACCCCGATTTTTCTTAAACAAGGATATCACCTACGAGGCGGCGGATGAATTGATCGTCACCCAGGATATGCGGGAACGTAAATCGATAATGGACGGGCGCGCCGATGCTTTTATCGTGTTACCCGGTGGGGTGGGCACGCTTGAGGAAGCGATGGAAATCCTGTCCCAGATTCAGTTGAAACAGACCGCCAAGCCGCTGGTGTTTATCAATACAGAAGGATTTTATCACCAGCTGGAACGTTTTTTCCATCATCTGGTTGATCTGGATTTCGCGAAACAGGAGATGTTGCAACTGTTCGGGATGGAGGACAATCCAGTCGCGGCCGTGGAATATATCCGGAGCCATTACGCAAAGCGAAGCCGGGATTGA
- a CDS encoding response regulator transcription factor has product MKILIAEDELYIREGLRDLLEGEGYATVCAEEGNKALTLFESEEPDLVLLDIMIPGKDGYSLCREIRNRNQDVPVIFISAKSEEIDRVVGLELGADDYIMKPFGTREVVARIRAVTRRYLKSKASSPAEPENKLEFGDLVLFPDELRARRGETSMDLSLRDVRILQLLHTNAGKIVERDSLFNHCWGQDYLPSSRTLDQHISKLRKRIEKNPQQPEIIKTVHGVGYRYEILEG; this is encoded by the coding sequence ATGAAAATACTGATCGCCGAGGATGAGCTTTATATACGTGAAGGGTTGCGGGATTTGCTGGAGGGCGAAGGCTACGCCACCGTGTGTGCGGAAGAAGGGAACAAAGCGCTCACCCTGTTCGAAAGTGAGGAACCCGACCTCGTGCTGCTCGACATCATGATCCCCGGAAAAGACGGTTATTCCCTGTGTCGGGAAATCCGGAACCGCAACCAGGACGTGCCGGTGATTTTCATCAGCGCCAAATCGGAAGAGATCGATCGCGTAGTGGGCCTGGAACTGGGAGCGGACGATTACATCATGAAACCATTCGGCACGCGCGAAGTGGTTGCCCGAATTCGCGCCGTGACACGGCGCTATTTAAAAAGCAAAGCCTCGTCGCCTGCGGAACCTGAAAACAAACTTGAGTTTGGCGACCTCGTGCTTTTTCCGGACGAACTGCGCGCCCGACGTGGAGAGACTTCCATGGATCTCAGTTTGCGCGACGTGCGCATCCTGCAACTGTTGCACACCAACGCCGGGAAAATTGTCGAACGAGACAGCCTGTTCAATCATTGCTGGGGACAAGACTACCTTCCGTCCAGCCGGACATTGGACCAGCACATTTCGAAACTACGCAAACGCATCGAAAAAAATCCCCAACAACCCGAAATAATCAAAACCGTGCACGGTGTAGGTTATCGGTATGAAATCCTTGAGGGATAA
- a CDS encoding ATP-binding cassette domain-containing protein, with translation MIEVENLTKSYGPRLAVDRLTFQVNQGEVVGFLGPNGAGKSTTMNILCSILPATSGSVRVHGHDVFENPLEVRRKIGYLPENPPLYQDMVVRDFLVFAAKIHQVPSAKIKQAVNSVIERCMLGDVRGRIIGRLSKGYQQRVGLAQAMVHDPDILILDEPTIGLDPIQIIEIRNLIRDLGKEHTILLSSHILPEVTQTCQRVIIIHEGQIAAMDTLEGLTASLNKTQRLELTLRKDAEQAVEKLNSLAPVISATVQSSNQYILECQPESLPQEEVARLVLEQGWGLESLRPVSLSLEDIFLQLTTEESEVEV, from the coding sequence ATGATTGAAGTAGAAAACCTGACAAAATCTTACGGGCCTCGACTCGCGGTCGACCGGCTGACCTTTCAAGTCAACCAGGGCGAAGTTGTGGGCTTTTTAGGCCCCAACGGTGCAGGCAAAAGCACCACCATGAATATCCTGTGCAGCATTCTTCCTGCCACCAGCGGTTCAGTACGGGTGCATGGTCACGATGTTTTCGAAAATCCGTTGGAAGTGCGGAGGAAAATCGGGTACCTACCGGAAAACCCTCCTCTCTATCAGGATATGGTGGTTCGCGATTTCCTGGTATTTGCCGCAAAAATCCACCAGGTCCCATCTGCCAAAATCAAGCAAGCTGTAAACTCCGTTATCGAACGTTGCATGCTTGGCGACGTACGGGGACGCATTATTGGCCGCCTGTCTAAAGGCTACCAGCAACGCGTCGGGCTGGCGCAGGCCATGGTCCATGATCCAGATATTCTGATTCTGGACGAACCCACCATCGGGCTTGACCCGATCCAGATCATTGAAATCCGTAATTTGATTCGTGACCTGGGAAAGGAGCACACGATCCTGCTCAGTTCCCATATTCTTCCGGAAGTGACTCAGACCTGCCAACGCGTCATCATCATCCACGAAGGACAGATCGCAGCTATGGACACCCTCGAAGGATTAACGGCTTCCCTCAATAAAACACAGCGACTGGAATTGACCTTGAGGAAGGATGCGGAACAAGCTGTCGAAAAACTAAATTCCCTGGCCCCCGTGATCTCGGCAACAGTTCAATCATCTAATCAATACATTCTGGAGTGCCAACCGGAAAGTTTGCCTCAGGAGGAGGTGGCACGCCTTGTTCTGGAACAGGGCTGGGGTCTCGAATCCCTGCGCCCCGTATCGTTATCTCTGGAAGATATTTTCCTGCAGTTGACTACGGAAGAAAGTGAGGTGGAAGTATGA
- a CDS encoding VWA domain-containing protein yields the protein MKKIKHILRTAGLVALIGLIAVPAPARQVNLDVALGTPVITAGKKQTAFLKVSLIGQEHHSDRAPVNVSIVLDKSGSMAGDKIEYAKEAAIMAVNRLEAQDTLSLVTYDNVVRVILPAQNVVNKANLQNRIRNISSGGNTALFAGVSKGAHELRRYLESTRVNRVILLSDGLANVGPSTPSELGNLGSSLSREGISVTTIGLGHGYNEDLMTRLAGYSDGNHYFARSASDLVTVFNNEFSNVLAVVAKDVNVIIHCRHGIRPIRVLGRNYEIMGQRVSVDLNQLSSRQEKFVMLEVELPEGSAGQSREVASVDVNYLDLKSKRSDALQGLAAVRYSAAPEEVKRATNRKVMEKAVEQVSNEMSKDVLKSLDEGRVEEAQRLQEKNVSLLKESAKKYDSPALQSLMSEAEEDAEVFRDEAPAAKMPGRSGAFSQSPPASMEWNKKRKELKERQYKRETQQQY from the coding sequence ATGAAAAAAATCAAACACATTCTAAGAACAGCCGGCCTGGTAGCCCTCATCGGCCTGATAGCCGTCCCGGCCCCGGCCCGGCAAGTGAATCTCGATGTCGCCCTTGGCACTCCGGTTATCACCGCAGGAAAAAAACAAACAGCCTTCCTGAAAGTTTCCCTGATCGGACAGGAACACCACAGCGACCGGGCACCGGTCAACGTTTCCATCGTCCTCGATAAATCCGGGTCAATGGCAGGCGACAAAATCGAATACGCCAAAGAAGCCGCGATCATGGCAGTCAACCGGCTGGAGGCTCAGGACACCTTGTCTCTGGTGACTTACGATAATGTCGTCCGGGTGATTCTACCCGCGCAGAATGTTGTCAACAAGGCCAATCTCCAGAACCGCATCCGCAATATTTCCTCAGGTGGCAACACCGCCTTGTTCGCTGGCGTCAGCAAAGGTGCACACGAACTCAGGCGTTACCTGGAATCAACACGGGTCAATCGCGTCATCCTTTTATCCGATGGCCTGGCCAATGTCGGCCCTTCCACTCCTTCCGAACTCGGCAACCTGGGTTCCTCGCTCAGTCGCGAAGGCATCAGCGTCACCACCATCGGCTTGGGTCACGGTTACAACGAAGACCTGATGACGCGTCTGGCCGGATACAGCGATGGCAATCATTATTTTGCACGCAGTGCCAGTGACCTGGTAACGGTATTCAACAATGAGTTCAGCAACGTCCTCGCCGTGGTGGCCAAGGATGTAAACGTCATCATCCATTGCCGACACGGTATTCGCCCCATTCGTGTACTCGGCCGCAATTATGAAATCATGGGGCAACGTGTGAGTGTGGACCTGAATCAATTATCAAGCCGACAGGAAAAGTTTGTCATGCTGGAGGTGGAGCTACCCGAAGGCAGCGCCGGGCAAAGTCGTGAAGTTGCCTCGGTCGATGTGAACTACCTGGATTTAAAATCAAAACGCAGCGATGCCCTGCAGGGACTCGCCGCCGTGCGCTACTCCGCCGCACCGGAAGAGGTCAAACGAGCCACCAACAGGAAAGTCATGGAAAAAGCGGTAGAGCAGGTCTCCAATGAAATGAGCAAGGATGTTTTGAAAAGTCTGGACGAAGGCCGAGTGGAAGAAGCACAGAGGCTTCAGGAAAAAAATGTTTCGCTACTTAAGGAAAGTGCCAAAAAATACGATTCTCCAGCACTGCAAAGCCTGATGTCTGAAGCGGAAGAGGATGCAGAAGTTTTCCGCGACGAGGCTCCTGCAGCTAAAATGCCTGGCAGATCCGGTGCATTCAGCCAGTCGCCGCCTGCTTCCATGGAATGGAACAAGAAACGTAAGGAACTGAAAGAACGCCAGTACAAACGCGAGACCCAGCAACAGTATTAA